The following is a genomic window from Armatimonadota bacterium.
GGCTCATCTGGCCTTCCCACGGGTACCGTGTCATCTGCTTTAGCGTGACCTTCGTTCCGTCCAGGTCCAACGTGGCGCGGCTGCCAATGAACAAATTCACGTACGCCGCGTTGGGTTCCTGCGCGTAGATATATCCTGGCAGGGCGCCGGTAATCTTGAGGAACATCGGCGGGCAGCACGGGCAGTCGTGCCATTCCCAGCGGCGCAGGCCGTTTCCCGTGAGCGGGTTCTGGTAATAGTAGTGATCGCCGGCAAGGGCGACGCCGCCGGGAATGGCGTTGTACAGCGCCCGCTCCAGCTCGTCGATGTAGCGCGCGTCCCCGTACAGCAGGTTCATCGCGCGGTTGAAGAACCCCGAGGAGACGGCGGCGCACGTCTCCATGTAGCCGTCGTTGGGGAGGAAATAGTCCGGGCCGAACTTCTCGTCGTCGCCGATCGCCCCGCCCGCGCCCGTGATGTACATCTTGTGGTTGATGTAGCTGTCCCAGAACCGCTGGGCGGCGGCGTAGTAATCGGCGCGGTCGGTGACGTCGGCGAGTGCGGCGATGCCGGCGCAAAACAGGGTCGCCCGAACGGCGTGCCCTTCCAGCGACGTCTGTTGCGCCAGCGGCACGCGGTCCTGGCCGTAATCCCCGAAGCTCTTGTCCTTGCCGGTGCGACCCTCGTGCCGGCCGCGCGCGTCGATGAAGAACTGTGCCAGTTCCAGGTAACCCTTCGCGTTTACGGGCACCGAAACGCTCCGGACGGCGGCGGGATCGTCCCTGTACAGGAGGTAGAGCTTCACCAGGGCATCCTCGGGGCCGGAATGTCCAGGCACCACGTTGGCCTTGGGCGACGGACCGATGGTATCGCACATCAGGTTCGCCATCTTCGTGGCGGCTTCCAGAAGGGGAGCTTTGCCGGTGGCCCGGTAGTAATGGACGCCGGCCTCGATCATCATGCCCGCGTTGTACACGTCGTGCTGGCCCCGATCATCGCCGCCGTTCATGCCCCAGCGCTGGGACTGGGGGGCCATCGACTGGGTCCAGGTGTTCAGGTAGCCGACTGGGTCCTTGGCTTGCGCGGCGACGATGCGGGCGATGTAGCCGTCGATGCGCGCCTCGAGCGCGGCGTCCCGCTTCTCCGCCAGGTAATCCGCGGCGCCGGTGATCATCTCGTAGATCAGCCCATCGTACCACGGCGGACCCGCGTGCTGCCCCGTTTTACCGTCCCGCACGAGGTCGAAGTTGTTGATGGCCCCGCCGCGATCGTTCTCGAATTTGGTGAAGCAATCGTTGATCGTCACCTCGCGCCAGGTCTTCAGTTTGGGCGACCAGAA
Proteins encoded in this region:
- a CDS encoding beta-L-arabinofuranosidase domain-containing protein, with product MPITVHTGSIRRNAIAGVAMGLLAASSYSAEDKAMAGKAPIAQPHRLTPVPISQVSIDDPFWSPKLKTWREVTINDCFTKFENDRGGAINNFDLVRDGKTGQHAGPPWYDGLIYEMITGAADYLAEKRDAALEARIDGYIARIVAAQAKDPVGYLNTWTQSMAPQSQRWGMNGGDDRGQHDVYNAGMMIEAGVHYYRATGKAPLLEAATKMANLMCDTIGPSPKANVVPGHSGPEDALVKLYLLYRDDPAAVRSVSVPVNAKGYLELAQFFIDARGRHEGRTGKDKSFGDYGQDRVPLAQQTSLEGHAVRATLFCAGIAALADVTDRADYYAAAQRFWDSYINHKMYITGAGGAIGDDEKFGPDYFLPNDGYMETCAAVSSGFFNRAMNLLYGDARYIDELERALYNAIPGGVALAGDHYYYQNPLTGNGLRRWEWHDCPCCPPMFLKITGALPGYIYAQEPNAAYVNLFIGSRATLDLDGTKVTLKQMTRYPWEGQMSLSVDTETPAEFDLFVRVPRWCQGASSREELYQPQGLPAAGAVTLSVNGSSTRLEIVRGYARLHRLWKAGDIVELHMDMPVRQVKANSRVEADTGRVALTRGPVVYCVESADNPQGVGRLFIDPKAVFTADYEPNTLGGVAVVRGKVRARVEAGGKSRTAGAELTAVPFYASANREPGAMNVWMPAEAKLAVPATLAFRSRPSASHCWHLDSVAAINDGVVPSKSSDTGHPRLSWWDHKGTSEWAELAFPEPAQVSKARVFWFADRDISGGCDLPASWRLLYKDGDNWVPVANAIEYGVAPDRFNEVTFNRVKTTALRVEVQLKPGWSGGICEWQVE